The DNA sequence tagaaatgaagtgttttgttttatttttgagcatcggaaagtttttcgcgaattgagactaggatttctttcaatatgtaaacgtatgagctttgtttgtgttttcgttcgaaagctccgagatttgaaagacgcgtttgtgtaaacatgtagtctcgcgagatgctcattaataagtagataggtttttttttgtgtgtgtttgagtaaccaagggtcaaggttatcgttcagaggcctatggtaaagcgcgtgtgttatttaaccttctttctttttaagtgtttttgaattttgtaaggttaagcgcgtagattttcagtgagtgcatgatttgcactgagaagcgttcttagttccattagcgcatgtcctgtgtggacggaaggaagcagattttatgactgggttgctagtgtgtgttagggcagccgtattctgacttctctgataagtatgcgtggaacgagttattaagagacgcatcattttaagggttctgcggagtgtgtaggtcccgcaagtttaattgttcgttaagtcacgtgtcctagagggactaaaggaagaaacgtgagtaagcgtaatgaagagtttgcctatgacacaagtatgcgttctgaatagtgaccacaaggctagcgcgcttgtgattacgtacttgtgaggttgaccagattgttcagtggcaccattacgtgcgataagtacgccactgcgatagattggaaacatgctgttcgtgtagttaggccacttaagttatgttcggctgttttcatttgttgtttgcatcgtcaacgacccttttgttttgcaacaacaatagtactctggtcttgtcggcaatcgaggagaaatggatagctgtttggaagggtggttggaactgttgtcaaaattggggaactaaaagatcagggttgattttgactcagtaatagcctggcgagtcaggggtgaagagcctgcgcttacgcgtggtgcagcgctgtgttgtttggtttgtttgacgtatgttctccagggtccaggatcccgagggttgtcaaacgaggctcgaccccagtaccctgcagcttctttcagcgttcctcatggccagcgaattgagttcaccggccattcagaacaaccggggcgaggacgagctgttagatatggagctgtttcctgcgattacttcgagttccccagaccacatcggatggcagcacagctaattgaggaatgcagaagcaggaaagtgcattccagagaagcggccgagcaaacaagtttaaggcaacaagttcacgtgccaacaagttcgtgcgtcgccgggattagaagggggcctcgtacaatggagctcaatcgtcccccttcggctttgaagaaggcatctgctaccgctgcggagccgagccaccgggtgcaggtgggcccttgtgcaatgaagcatgagcgccccccctccttctccagcctagaagaagtggattgccagtctgcgaggcaagaccgcagagagccgccaggtgcgacaccgcgacacgggcgcctaccattggctgaaagtggcgtcatcggagcggactctcccattggtcaaacatgacgggacttacagtgctcgaagggtttataagaagccttccagagagacctgagcattctgggacattccctgattcccggattcacctctctcgaacttcttgccgcgggccgcagcgtccgagttgctgccggcccgtaatgtctgtacgactgatacttgtcgctcacctccctgtacataatgtagaataaatccctcccaagtttgtggttttcatcccggagtcccgtACCCCAACCCCTACAAGGTATGGTCCGAATTTTGCGATGGTCCAGACGAGAGCTAAGCACTTGTGTGATGGAGTAGTTTTGCTCCAACGGTGACAGGAGGCGGCTAGCACAGGCGATGACGCATTGTAGGCCGTGTTGCTGTTGTGCGAGGAGAGTGCCTACACTGTGGCCGCTGGCATCGATACAAACGTCTGTGCTGGCTGACGGGTCGGAATGTGCTAGAACAAGTGGGTTCATTAGGATGGCAACGAGCGATGAAAAGGCGTCCACTTGTTCATGACACCAAGTGAAAATGACGTCCTTCTTGAGTAGGCCAGTGAGAGGGCAGGCTACTTCCATGAAGTTCTGGACAAAATGACGGAAGTATGAGCATAGGTGAAGGAAACTGCGGCCGTCCTTGGCCGATCGCGGAGTAGGGAATTGACTAACTAAATTGCATACTCTGTCAGGGTctggctgcatgcctgcagcgtcaATAAGGTGGACAAGTATGCAGATTTAACAGGGCCCAAAGAGACATTTCGATGAGATAAGCTGAAGGCGAGCACGGCGAAAAGCATCAAGCACGGTGGACAGGCGAGTGAGATGTTCTTCAAAAGTAGTCGAAAAAACAATATCATCATCAAGGTAGCAAAGTCATATGGACCACTTGACGCATCGAAGAAGAGAGTGCATCATGCGCTTGAAAGtagcaggagcattacataggccaaaaggcatcacttCAATTTGACAGAGGCTATCAGGAATCACGAAGGCAGCGATTTGCCAGTGTCCTGAGCACAGgcaattgaagaaaaatatttggcacagtGCAAGCAGTTGACCGCATCACCAATATGAGGGAGAGAATACACATCTTTCTTGGTAATCTGGTTGAGATGGCAGTAGTCTACACAGAATCCCCAGctattgtcctttttttttcacaagtacAATGGGCGAGGCCCAAGGACTGCACGAGGGCTCAATTATGCCTTTGCCAAGCATTTTATCCACTTCTTGCTTTATGACAGCATGCTTTGAAGCTGACACACAGAGAGGGCGTCAGTGAATGGGACTCGCATCGCCAGCATGAATGCGATGGGTGACGACGGAGGTCTGGCCCAGAGAATGATTGCCAAAGTCAAAGATATCCTGGTAGGAAACCAGCATGCGGCGAAGGGCAGCTGCCAGTGCTGGAGCGAGGTCTCCTTATATCATAGGTGTGAAGTGGTCGCAGGACAAACCCGACTGTGATGACAACAGTGAAAAATCCGGTGGAGGTTCTGTAGTCAGGGCAGAAACCATGTGGTCAGCCAATAGGATCAGATGCACGAGTGATATGCCACATGGAAAAACTGGCGTCAAGAAACCAAACTTGAGGATAGGAAAAGAAGTTCAGTTGTTTCTAACAGGCACCACCATATAGGGGAGCGCAACGTTGCGTTTCATGGCGATTTAAGGAATAGGGAAGGCAATGTAGTTGTCATCTGGTAGGGGTGGAAGCCGGATGTATACTGCAGCATGCGGTAGCAGTCAAAGAAACTGGGCGTAACATAGGCGGGGTGTGCCGGCAGTGACATTGTCGGAGCACGAAGGGAGTTCTAGCTGGAGAAGTCCTGCAGAGCAGTCGATAAGTGCAGCGTGTGTGGACAGAAAGCAAATTCCAAGGATGAGGTCATAGAGGCACTGCTCTAGGACAGCAAAGAGAACGGATGTTTGGTTACCGGAAatagtgacgcgtgcagtgcgcATTCCAATCACGACAGGTGTACCCCTTTCGGCTGCTGAAACGGTAGGCGAAGCCGTGGGCATCAGGACTTTCTGGAAGCGGCAGTGGAAGTTCGAGCTCATTACAGACATTTGCATTCCGGTATTATCAAGAGCAGTAACTGCCACACCATCAGCCAGAACTTCAAGAAGGTTGCATCATGTATGAGGGATTATGAGGGAATCTGAGGATTTTCAGGTCGAGTTGtaaatgcagcgtcacctcgggGGACTGCACTGCCTAGTTTTCCGAGAGGCGGTCGAAGGGAGACGGAGAGCGGCGAGGTTGAAGTTAGCAGGCGATGGTGAGCAGCTGGTCCGGTTTTCCCTAGGAGGAGGTTCAGCACTTGAGGCCTGAGAACAGAGCACGGAGCATATGGTGCACGTTCCAGGTGCCACTCACTGTAAAGGCTTGGTCAGTGTCATGTGAGCCAGTGGCTGTGGCAATGGTGGGCGATGTGTCCAATCCTAGAGCATGCGAAGCAGATGGGCAGGTCATCAGGCGTGCGCTGTTCGGCTGGATTTTGAGAATGTGGCATAAAAGTCGCGTTTGGTGTAGCAGCAGCGATGACTGGGGAGACCATTGGGAGCAGCATTACCACTATGAGTCGGGTAAAATGTTCATATTCGCGACCTCTTGGCAAACCACGGCCTGAATTAGTGCAATAGTAGCCAGGTTGTTGTATTGCATACTGTCATGAGGAGTAACAGGTGACATGGCCTCAAGTTCTCGACCGACGATCCTGGTGACGTTTTCTGAAGCTGGCGTATGACGTAACATGGATAAACCTTTGCACGAGGGTGTGGCAGCCGTATTCATAAATCACTAAAAGCAGTGAGTGATATGATGACTTTTTGCCTGCTTAAAACGACATTCTGCGATGACAGACTCCACAGTAGAGTAACTCTTACACAGTAGCAGATTGAAGGCATCATCGGCTATGCCTTTCAGTACGTGTCCGACTTTGTCTGCTTAAGGCATGTCCTTGTCAACTTTTCTGAATTTTCAGGGCCAACATGTTCTGAATATAGGAGATGTACGGCTCTGTGGACATCTGCGCACAAATTGCCAGTTCTTTCTTGGCTGCTAGTAGTCGTTCGATAGGTTTCCCAAAGCAACAGTGTAATTTCTGCTTACAGACGTTCCCACTTGTCAAATCTTTCTCATGCATCTCGAACAAGTGTCGAGCAGTGTCCCGCAAATATAAGACGACATTCGCAAGCATTATCATCGGGTCCCACTTATTGTTGCTGACATGCGCATACATAGCCAGCCCCTCATCGACGCCCATGCCGCATGTTCCACTGTATGTCCCAGGATCATGAGGGTGCAAGAGAATAGATAGCTTTAGCTTGTCCGGCGTTCCGGTAAACAAAGGTGGACTGGGTGTTTTATATGATTGGCAGGAAGCATAAACATGAGCGGCTTGACAGGTACCCATTATCTCGTGGGGCAGAGCtgaaacacacaaacacagagctaacatTGCATCAGCCAAGTATGTTCTACTTCACTGCTgatgtaaattttcggcagtggtGAATCGTGGCACAATTTCACCTCTGTGAAAATTTAGACCTAcagcgaaaacaaacaaacaaaatacacttggttactacAATATTAGCTCCGTGTTTGTCAGGTTgagcactgcccccccccccccccccccccccagtggcTGCACCACTCCGGCTGCTCACATTTACGCCTGCACCTCTCCGGTAAAACGCCAAGTCTGCCTGCGTTAACTGGTGTACCGGACAAGCTCTTACGGCCAGTGACGGGCCTTGTTTACACTCGGTCACTTGGTCAGTCGTAGTGGCAGCAACGTGCCGTCTGCTGCAAAGATTCAGTTCCCAGTGTTGTAATGCAAGCTtaccccgcacttccaccaaAGTACTGGGAGAATCTACATACAAATGGTATATTTAGAAGGCAAGGTGCACAACGCTGCAGCAATGGTAGGGCTAGTGTGTGCACACAAGATAGCCAAACCGTCGTCGCCGTCATAGTCCAAGCACAGACCACAGGATCGCCGCCCGTGACGTTATTTATGTGTTATTGATTCAGCTCAAAAAAGCCAGACTTTTTTCAATAAGGCGCATCATGTCAATGGCAGTCAGGTCCATACTGTTTAAGCACGTGAAGTGTAGAAAAGGTTAGCTGTATGGGTAGTGATTACCCTAGAGAATATACTTGCTCAACATCTATGTTTGTGCTTGGTTGGGGAACAGTGCAAAATTTAACACTATTAAAATGATAAGAATGTGCCTTTTCTGTGTCCAAATGCTGACTGCACCATCGCACGGTGCGCCACTCAAGATGCATCGAAATTTGCAGAACCAACACCAATGCAGACGTgccagtgcagaaaaaaaaaaggctgtgttTCACCATAGCCTCATCAGAAGATGAGAAACCGCCACAGTGCGCAAGACACAGAGGCCTCAAACCCGACAACATGCGTCAAGCAGCAGTGGCATGGCAATACCATGTGACACGCACTAAGGCGCACACTGGAGAGTCACACACAACAGACCTGTGAAAACTCGCAGCGGCTGGTAGGAGTCCGTGGACCAGAGGCGCGCCGTCCGGTCGTGGCCACACGAGGCAAAGTAGAAGCCGTGCGGGCTGAACCTCACATCCCAGATGGGGAAGCAGTGGCCCCTATAGCAGACCACGTTAGTCCACGTCAACAGGCTCCACAGTCGAATGGTGGCGTCCTCCGACGAGGACAGCAGGTATGTGTGATCCGGGCTGAAGCTCACCGACGTCACTGGTCCGCTGTGTCCCAGCAGGATGCGCACGTCTACGCCGCTGCGATCGTCCATCATACGGTAGAGGACGTCCTCGGCGTCCTTGTCGATGGTCTCGAGCTCGTGCGCCGACTTCATCCCCTTCAGCTTGTTCGGGGTCAGGGTCCACACGCGGATGGACGAGTCGCCGAAGCCGGCGGCCAGCAACGTGCTGTCCTCGGACACCTCGGCCACCGTCACGCCCCGGTACGAGTTGAGGAAGGTGTAGAAGCAGATGGACGGCAGGCTCTCGGGACCCAGCCGAACCCGCTTGAGGGCCTCCTTCATGGCGGTCACCTTGTCCATCTTGTCGGCGTCGCGCAGCTCAGGAAGCGGGATCCGGCTGTTTGGCGGCGCATTCGGGTCGTTGCGCGCCTTCTTAGAGAGCAGCGTGTCCTTCTtgggcttcttcttcttcggcttgtcgtcaccgtcgccgccgtcgtcgtcctcgtccaGCGGGATGGTCAGCTCGGGCTCCTTGAGCAGGCCGTAGTACACCTTGACTTTGTTCGCCTGCCTCGCCGCCTCGCCCAGGAaggcgcccgccgtcgcgtccaGCTGCGCCTTGGCGCGCGCGATCCCTTCGTACACGTCGAGGTAGAGGTGCTCCTGCACGATGTTCTGCAGCACCGTGTTCTTCTTGTCCTGCAGGTAGCGCTTGAGGAAGTTGTACGTGTCGCGCGACATGCGCACAGTGAACTGGCCCGACCTGAAGTTGTCCATGAACTCGTTACCCTTCATGTGATCCTTCTTGGTCAGACATGCGAGCCTCTTAACGTCCTCCTGGTAGTACTCCTCCTGCTCGGGACCGAACCGCTCCATGAACTTTACCGCCTGCTGCTCGTGCTCATTGTATACCAGCTCCAGATACATGTGCACGAAAGCCGGATACAGGACCATCGCCAACTCGTGCCGGTACGAGTCGAGCGACGACTCTATGAACCGCTTGAAACTCGTGTAGCTGTCCTCGTAGATGTCGGGATCACCCTCGCTCTTGTACGTTGAGAGGACGCTACTCACGTCAGACGCGGAAGAAGTGGTCGTCTGCGCCGCGTCGTCTTGCAGGAGTCCGTCGTTGAGGAGCTTTGCCTCTTTGCGTAGGATCAGCTCGGTCTCCTGGAGCTTGTTCTTTTTGAGGAACTTGAGCACGGCCAGCAGAGAGCTCTTGTCCAGGCCACTGAGCGGATCCTCATCATCCTCCTTGTCATTCTGGACGGAGTCTGTcgtcgtgctcgtcgtcgtggGTGCTGCCGACGTCGGTGTCACCGGTGCAGGTGTCGCGTCACCGTTGTTGAGCGCGACGACTACTGAACCGTCGGCCGATGGCTCCGCCATTTTGCGCGACGCCGACGGGC is a window from the Dermacentor albipictus isolate Rhodes 1998 colony chromosome 6, USDA_Dalb.pri_finalv2, whole genome shotgun sequence genome containing:
- the Taf5 gene encoding transcription initiation factor TFIID subunit 5; the encoded protein is MAEPSADGSVVVALNNGDATPAPVTPTSAAPTTTSTTTDSVQNDKEDDEDPLSGLDKSSLLAVLKFLKKNKLQETELILRKEAKLLNDGLLQDDAAQTTTSSASDVSSVLSTYKSEGDPDIYEDSYTSFKRFIESSLDSYRHELAMVLYPAFVHMYLELVYNEHEQQAVKFMERFGPEQEEYYQEDVKRLACLTKKDHMKGNEFMDNFRSGQFTVRMSRDTYNFLKRYLQDKKNTVLQNIVQEHLYLDVYEGIARAKAQLDATAGAFLGEAARQANKVKVYYGLLKEPELTIPLDEDDDGGDGDDKPKKKKPKKDTLLSKKARNDPNAPPNSRIPLPELRDADKMDKVTAMKEALKRVRLGPESLPSICFYTFLNSYRGVTVAEVSEDSTLLAAGFGDSSIRVWTLTPNKLKGMKSAHELETIDKDAEDVLYRMMDDRSGVDVRILLGHSGPVTSVSFSPDHTYLLSSSEDATIRLWSLLTWTNVVCYRGHCFPIWDVRFSPHGFYFASCGHDRTARLWSTDSYQPLRVFTGHVSDVDCIQFHHNSNYVATGSSDRTVRLWDVLTGSCVRYMTGHKGRIYCLQFSNDGRFLASGGADCKILMWDIAHGHLLAELSGHTDTIYCLCFSRDTAILASGGIDNCIKLWDFARLIDEIDLEDLNISHAPTVRTNCDGLLLGSYPTKATSILALHFTRRNLLLAAGMYQSGS